One Microlunatus soli genomic window carries:
- a CDS encoding peptidoglycan-binding domain-containing protein — protein MSLIRTLQRAVAVVGVTLIAGALLIAGQTPAAQAATPAPSVSLNAPSCPYNMDSKMEPYVNGCVVRLQNLLKTKASAALTVDGSFGPLTRTAVINWQKSQGLTADGVVGPATKKSLGETVPTDHSAVGGAIGRNEAYARGANWIYARVPYSMSKYYPDAYGKSYRTDCSGFVSQSWHLSSSLTTKSLPSVSNRLGSASELKLGDVLIRQAGVNGHQYGHVVMFIKWATADKSSMVIYQQSLYSGAEGANVKTYPTSHYTGDGYLPYRYRNITG, from the coding sequence ATGTCCCTCATCCGAACCTTGCAACGGGCCGTCGCCGTCGTCGGCGTCACCCTGATCGCCGGCGCACTACTGATCGCCGGCCAGACACCAGCGGCACAGGCCGCGACCCCCGCGCCGAGCGTCTCCCTGAACGCCCCGAGTTGCCCCTACAACATGGACTCGAAGATGGAGCCGTACGTCAACGGGTGCGTCGTCCGGCTGCAGAATCTGCTGAAGACCAAGGCGAGCGCCGCCCTGACCGTCGACGGCTCCTTCGGCCCGCTCACCAGGACCGCGGTGATCAACTGGCAGAAGTCGCAGGGGCTGACCGCCGACGGCGTCGTCGGGCCGGCGACCAAGAAGTCGCTCGGCGAGACCGTGCCGACCGACCACTCGGCCGTCGGCGGCGCGATCGGCCGCAACGAGGCCTACGCGCGGGGCGCGAACTGGATCTACGCCCGGGTCCCGTACAGCATGTCGAAGTACTACCCGGACGCGTACGGCAAGTCCTATCGGACCGACTGCTCGGGCTTCGTGTCCCAGTCGTGGCACCTGTCCAGCTCGCTGACCACGAAATCACTTCCGAGTGTGAGCAATCGGCTGGGTTCGGCCTCGGAGCTGAAGCTGGGCGACGTCCTGATCCGGCAGGCCGGCGTCAACGGCCATCAGTACGGTCACGTGGTGATGTTCATCAAGTGGGCCACGGCCGACAAGAGTTCGATGGTGATCTATCAGCAGTCCCTGTACTCCGGCGCCGAGGGTGCCAACGTCAAGACCTACCCGACCAGCCACTACACCGGCGACGGGTACCTGCCCTACCGCTACCGCAACATCACCGGGTAG
- the fbaA gene encoding class II fructose-bisphosphate aldolase, giving the protein MPIATPEVYGEMIDRAKAGSFAYPAINVTSSQTVNAALQGFTEAGSDGIIQVSTGGAEYASGPTVKNMVTGAVALAEYAHTVAENYPVNIAVHTDHCPKDKLDGYVRPLLKISADRVKAGQNPLFQSHMWDGSAVPLEENLSIAGELLELSAAAKIILEIEVGVVGGEEDGVSNEINDKLYTTVADGLRTIEVLGAGEKGRYITALTFGNVHGVYKPGSVKLRPEVLKDIQDEVGKKIGKDKPFDLVFHGGSGSTLEEIRAAVDYGVIKMNIDTDTQYAFTRPAADHMFSQYNGVLKIDGEVGNKKAYDPRAWGKLAEAGMAQRIVTACEDLRSTGTSPNA; this is encoded by the coding sequence ATGCCGATTGCAACACCCGAGGTTTACGGCGAGATGATCGACCGGGCCAAGGCCGGTTCGTTCGCCTACCCGGCGATCAACGTCACCTCGTCGCAGACCGTGAATGCCGCGCTGCAGGGATTCACCGAGGCCGGCTCCGACGGCATCATCCAGGTTTCCACCGGTGGTGCCGAATACGCCTCCGGGCCGACGGTGAAGAACATGGTGACCGGCGCGGTCGCGCTCGCGGAGTATGCCCACACGGTTGCCGAGAACTACCCGGTCAACATCGCCGTGCACACCGACCACTGCCCCAAGGACAAGCTGGACGGCTATGTCCGGCCACTGCTGAAGATCTCCGCCGACAGGGTCAAGGCCGGCCAGAATCCGCTGTTCCAGTCGCACATGTGGGACGGCTCGGCGGTGCCGCTGGAGGAAAACCTGTCGATCGCCGGTGAGCTGCTCGAGTTGAGCGCCGCAGCCAAGATCATCCTGGAGATCGAGGTCGGCGTCGTCGGCGGCGAAGAGGACGGCGTCAGCAACGAGATCAACGACAAGCTCTACACCACCGTTGCCGACGGGCTGCGCACCATCGAGGTGCTCGGCGCCGGGGAGAAGGGGCGCTACATCACTGCCCTCACCTTCGGTAACGTGCACGGCGTCTACAAGCCGGGCTCGGTCAAGCTGCGTCCCGAGGTGCTGAAGGACATCCAGGACGAGGTCGGCAAGAAGATCGGCAAGGACAAGCCGTTCGACCTGGTCTTCCACGGCGGCTCCGGCTCCACCCTGGAAGAGATCCGGGCAGCGGTCGACTACGGCGTGATCAAGATGAACATCGACACCGACACCCAGTACGCCTTCACCCGGCCGGCTGCCGACCACATGTTCAGCCAGTACAACGGTGTGCTCAAGATCGACGGTGAGGTGGGCAACAAGAAGGCCTACGACCCGCGCGCCTGGGGCAAGCTCGCCGAAGCCGGGATGGCTCAGCGGATCGTGACCGCCTGCGAGGATCTGCGCAGCACGGGCACGTCGCCGAACGCCTGA
- a CDS encoding magnesium transporter CorA family protein, whose amino-acid sequence MAQLVDRSTDGPVDRSQVWIGSKVIAHDLHGDDLADVLQQNGNASAWAIAPRTASAELHRFGRMLDLDDAVLEGILAPEQRIKFVDLERTRVVRLRAIRLQGREIVGDDLSMIITDQVLIMLVDEPYGSELARLLSGSGHRLAGGSADRAAELVIDHVVGASADAATEIETASDQLADALFGGAPLSRELKLDAFRLRRAVTALRRVTEPTAEVLQDLVEAGDDLDVSDTRRWSMIIDHANRVNGGVAMLGDSLTAIFDTSLSLDNARMDEVMKKLTGWAGIIAVPTLVTGFVGMNVHFWLNDTQLGFYIYLAIMVVAAAILYVIFRRNSWI is encoded by the coding sequence GTGGCGCAGCTGGTCGACCGGTCGACCGACGGGCCGGTCGACCGGAGCCAGGTCTGGATCGGCTCCAAGGTGATCGCCCATGATCTGCACGGCGATGACCTGGCCGACGTGTTGCAGCAGAACGGCAACGCGTCGGCCTGGGCGATCGCGCCGCGCACCGCATCGGCCGAGCTGCATCGCTTCGGTCGGATGCTCGACCTCGATGATGCCGTGCTGGAAGGCATCCTGGCGCCCGAGCAGCGGATCAAGTTCGTCGACCTGGAGCGGACCCGGGTGGTCCGGCTGCGAGCGATCCGGCTGCAGGGCCGGGAGATCGTCGGTGACGACCTGTCGATGATCATCACCGATCAGGTGTTGATCATGCTCGTCGACGAACCGTACGGCTCCGAACTGGCCCGGCTGCTGTCCGGCTCCGGTCACCGGCTCGCCGGCGGCAGCGCCGATCGCGCCGCGGAGCTGGTGATCGACCACGTCGTCGGCGCGTCGGCCGACGCCGCCACTGAGATCGAAACCGCCAGTGATCAACTGGCCGACGCGCTGTTCGGCGGCGCGCCGCTCAGCCGGGAACTGAAACTGGACGCTTTCCGGCTGCGCCGTGCGGTGACCGCCCTGCGCCGGGTGACCGAACCCACCGCCGAGGTGCTGCAGGATCTGGTCGAGGCCGGCGACGACCTGGATGTCAGCGACACCCGCCGCTGGTCGATGATCATCGACCACGCCAACCGGGTGAACGGCGGGGTGGCGATGCTCGGTGACAGCCTGACCGCGATCTTCGACACCAGCCTGTCGCTGGACAACGCTCGAATGGACGAGGTGATGAAGAAGCTCACCGGCTGGGCGGGGATCATCGCCGTTCCGACGCTGGTGACCGGTTTCGTCGGGATGAACGTGCACTTCTGGCTGAACGACACCCAGCTCGGCTTCTACATCTACCTGGCGATCATGGTCGTCGCCGCCGCGATCCTGTACGTGATCTTCCGCCGCAACTCCTGGATCTGA